Genomic segment of Paenalkalicoccus suaedae:
TTTTTAGGGAGATTAGTCACCGAATTGATGAATTAGATTGAGTTTAGAAAGAAGGTGCTGCATGGAAGCATTATCAATGTTGTTTATGGGACTATATTTATTTACATTACTCGTCCTATTCATCTGTAGTCTTAGAGTGATTGTTCAAATAATGATGTTTATTGTGGCTCTGACCCGAAGAATTAAAGACGTAGAAAGCTTCAAAGAAATGATGAAGTCATTGAAGAGAGGTTCACAAGATCATAGCTGTGTATCATGCAAACGACCGATGATCTTACTAGCAATCAACAATGATGGTGATACCCGTAAAGATTTATTCGGTTGTAAGACTTGCGATGGTGGAGGTTACGCCATTTATAAAGAGGATGGGGTGACGATCAGAAGAAAAGTTTGGTGGAAATATTAAGTTGGTGCGCATAACGGACAAAAGGAAGTGTGTTTATGAATAACGAAACGTTGGAAGAACTTCGTAAATTATATGGTTCCATTTACGACATCGCTTTGAGTGCGTTTAAAGGTGGATACGTTGAGCAAGTAACAATAGCTTCGCTAGAGATAGAAGAAAAAAATGAACGACATCCTATGAGAAAGAAGCAATTACAAAAACAGATTCAGAAAATGAAATTAGAAGAGCGTAAAAATAAACGTTAGCGCACATAACGGACATTAAACGAAATAAGAAGGAGTTGGAAGTAAAGTGAAAGCAAAGGATATTGCCGAAAAATTAGAGCGTTATGAACAGAAAGCCTATGAAGGTGGATATGGTATCGATTGGTTAGAAGGTATAGGTATAAACTTAAAATATTATATGATTGAATGTGACAAAAAAGAGGTTGAACCAACGATGCGAGACTTCCTTTCACGAATCGATGAAATGCATAAAAAAGCTGAAGCTTGATTCACATTAACCCCATTATGCGCAATAGAGAGGAGAAAAAAATGTCAAAAACTGCTCTTATAGAGTGGGAGTACGAAGATAATCTCGATTTTGATTTAACGAAGGGTATGTTCTTAGCTAGTGAGATTGTCTACGGTGTTCGGATGTATCCCTATGTGTCTATAAATAACGATAGGTATTACTTGGAACGTACTAAGTAGCAACCCCATTATGCGCAACAAAAAAGGGAGAGGTAAGCAATGAGAGAGGTTAAGTATAGGATTTATAGCAAGTCTCGCAAGGAAATGTTTCCTGACGGCTTTGGCGAAAGTGTTTGTTCAGGAATGATAAAAATGGCTTTGGCCTATAACGAACAATCCATAAAACTTGGGAAAGGTCCTGTATTTTCTAAAGATTCTCTTCCTAAAACCGGCATCTACTTGCCTACTGATGATAAGGATTTAATTTTCATGGATTACACAGGATTGATTGATAAGACAAGCAATCGAATATTTAATGGTGACATTTTAAAAGACGATGAGAAATTTCTATGGAAGGTCCACTTCAAACAAGGCGCTTACTACGCAGAATGTAATGACCTTATGGCTGATCAATTGTTATCGTCAGTGAACTTATATTGCAAAGTCGTTGGGAATGTTTACGACAACGCAGATCTACTAAGGGTGTAAAACCCATTATGTGCTGAAAGGAGATAGTTTCATGGAGCTAAGCGATTATTTCACTAGAAATCAGCAAAAGCGTATTGAAAAATCTATAACAGGCTTTCCAATGTCTCCAGAACAAGCAACAAGGATTTTAGAAATAGCAGCGTTTGTCTACGGACAAGGTAGAGATCCAAGAATAATAATCTTGCACGACACTGAGACATCAACTGAGGAGCAACTTAACGAATTGAGAAAGTACTATTATTCTTCGGAACGAAAATATTGAGATCCCATTAAACAGAGAAAGGATGGAAACTGATGAGTGATATCGAAAAAAGCGCTCGTGCTATCAGAAGAGCCAAACGGATTATGTATGTGTTGTTTCATAGATCTTTTCAGAGAATAGGCCTGTATTACGTGGTAGATAAGTTGAATAATTTCCTCTTGAATATTAGAAGGAGCTGAGTATTAATGACAGACAAAAAAGTACCGATATCTTTAGCTAATATTAAAGTTGATCGAATAGAGAAACAGAAATCTGATATTAAGCAAAGCATAAAAGATGCTTTAGAAACTTTACCTGAACAAATAGAAATATTCGAGGTACAGGCTAAAGTGTTAAAGGCTCGTTATGACAAACTACTAAAAGTTGGTTTTAGTGAAGAACAAGCTTTAGAGATTATTAAAACTCGACCGATCCTTGAATAAAAAAAATTCGCAAAGGAGACAAGTAATCAATGAAAGATCTGATGAATGGCCTATTCACTTTGGCTCTATGTTTACTTATTGCTGTCAGTATTTATTTAAACTACGAAAAGAAAAAAAGTATTGATGAGTTGAATGAAACTCAAAGTCGCTATATTGATGCTTGGGAGTCATTAGATGAGAGATTTAAAGCTATAGTTGATGAACATTTCAGGTGCAATGAGGAGGTTGAGGTTTGTTATGACTAAAGATAGACACAAGGGTGATCGTTATCGTCCAGTCGTAACAATAGCTAAAACAAAGAACGGTGTCCCTACTGTAATTGATGTCAGTGGTCACAGATACACATTAACGCATCCGCATCACAACAGGGGTGCTCAAGAAATTAATAGGAGGGCTAAGTAATGGAACAAAGGTTAAATAGACTCGAAAGCAACATTGAGCATTGGGCAACGGAAAGAGGATTAGATACTGCTGATCCTAGCAAACAAATGTTAAAGCTCATAGAAGAAGTAGGAGAGCTTGCAGGCGGTCTTGCTAAAGAGCAGCCTTACGTTGTAATGGATTCCATTGGAGATGTATTTGTAGTTATAAAGATTTTATCTATGCAACTAAATATAGATTTCAATGATTGTATCCAATTAGCTTACAACGAAATAGAAGACCGAAAAGGTGAAATGGTCAATGGCGTTTTTGTCAAAGAAGAAGATTTAAAAAAATAATCAAAAAGGAGGAGATGATCTTGGAAATCTTTTTTGATCACCCTGTACTGACATCGTGGTTTATCTTCTGGATTTGCATTTGCTTAGGTTTTGGTGGAGCTATCGCATTTACAGATCACAATAAATAAGGTGTCACCATGAATATTCAAATGGATTTGTTTAAACAAGTGGCTGATGTCGATTTGAATTATTACCATAAGCTATGCGAGCAATGCGGTTTAACCAATTCGCTAATAGCAGTTAGCGCAAGCACGGATAGGATTGTATGCAAGATAGACGAAGAACTGTGGCTGCTAGATATTACAGAAGAACCTACTAGATTATCAGACTATGAAAGTATCATAGGTTGTTTGATAGAGAAAAGAAAAATTAAACATCATGAACTAAAGGACAAGGATTGGATACTTGCATGAGGGGGGAGCACATGAAAATTAATCAAGAAGATTGGACGGCTACCATTGATTTAACAGACAACGCTACATATGTGGTGAAAGATGGCCACATAAAAAAGGTTACACCAGTTTCTTCGGGTTTTGGAAAGCAAACTATAACTTGGCAACAGGAAAAGCCAGTTTATGAAGAGGTAACAATTACAGAAAAATTATAAACAGCTTATCGGAAAAACCGAGAGCACATTACATAGTAACTTGTAATGTGCTTTTTTATTTGAAGGAGGAACTATGAAAAAGACGCCAGCTATTAAACCACCAAAAAAACGAAAAACAAAAGACATGACGAAACGCGAAGTCGAAGAGCTTATGGGTGTAAACCGACAGACTTACGTACGTAATAAAGGCGCAATCAGACAAAAATAAAAGGGGGCATTTTTCATGGTAGTAGAATTTAAGATAACGGATATTGACTCAAAAGCAACTCGTAAGAAGGTATCAAGGGAATTGCAAAGATTAAGTTTGTATTGGGGCGCAGTAAGGTCCGTTCCTTCTATTACGCCAAGTTATGCGCTTATACCTGGAGCACCCTCAGGATTCAATTCGAAAGTAGAAAATGCAGCCGTAAAGAATGTAGACCAAGAGAGAGAACGTGAAGAATACGTATCTCGAATGATGGATTGCATTAATCGTTTAAATGATACTCAAAGGCAAATTCTGATTATGGAGTATATTGAATCTGAGTATCGTTTTAATTATGAGATATGGAATAAGATCGGAATGTCCGAAAGTCAATTCTATAAGGTGAAGAGCCAAGCCTTTTACCGATTAGCATTTATGCTTGGCATCGAAGTTTATAAAAAAGGAGATGAGCGATAATGAAACTCGTTCAGCCGATCCGGGACAAAGAGACAGTGGTTGAAGTAAAAAGATATCTACAGGAAAGAAATCAACGCAACTATCTTTTGTTTGTAGTAGGTATCTATACAGGTCTTCGAGTATCAGACATCCTATCAATCAAAGTGTCTGACATAATACAAAACAAGTATCTTGTGATTAAAGAAAGCAAAACAGATAAGACGAACAGAATCGAACTACATGGAGAGTTAAAGCGCGAATTGCTCAAATCTATTAAAGATAAGAAAGAGCATGAATATATATTTCAAAGCAGAAAGGGCCACAACAAACCTATATCAAGAATCACTGCATATAGAATATTAAAAGAGGCAGCTCAATGGGTAGGACTAACGGAGATAGGCACACACACTATGCGTAAGACCTTTGGTTATCATTTGTACAATAGCACAAAGGATATAGCCACACTTCAGAAACTCTTTAATCATTCTAGTCCACAACATACGCTTAGATATATTGGCATCACTCAAGAAACGTTAGACGACTTCAGACGCAAAGTACATTACTAACTCTGTCCAATAAGTGGGCAGGGTTTTTTCTTTTTTTCTATAAAACATTTATAACTATAAGTGTAATCGGTTAGGAGGTTATGGACCTGTAAAGCTCGCTGAATGTTTTAAAATAAGCGCGTGTTACATTCGTTTTGTTAATGTGAGTTTGAACCAATGCTATCAAGGCATTCAAGACTTCAATTAATGCAACACAATGTAAGATATGATACATTCAATAGACAATATCTAGGAGAAAATAGGCTATAAAAATAAACCGTGGAGTTTTTGGAGAGTTTTTGTGGAGTTTATAACAAGAATTACCTGTTAATATGATAAGTAGGTTGATAAGCCAAAGAAAGGGCGTTTCGCTTTGCGAGCGTCCTTTTTTGTGTGTTTTTTTAAAAATAAAAGTTAAAAAAGTTCTTGTGGCTCAAGGGTTTTGGGCTTTAGGTTCTCCTGGCGGTTTGTGAAGACCATGCGGGTGCTACGACCCCGGAAAAGCGCTAGTTTTTTTCGCTAAAAGGTCATTTCGCTTTCGAGTGATTTTGTCTTGGGAAATAATTTAGTGGAACACCAAAAAACCTTTGAGCGACAAGGGTTAATTGCACTTTTTTTGAGGAAATAAAATCGTGCTTTAAAAGCGAAATGGGGGGTTTTTGACCCTTCAAATTAGCGAAATCGAGTGATTTTGCTAGAAAGGAGGGTCAAAATGACTAAAAAGGAAGAGTTAAACAGTGATTTTGTCGTAACTACAGAAGATTTAGCCACGATCCTAGGTGTAAGTAAAAGAAGGGTGCAACAACTAGCAACTGAAAACCATTTGCATAAATTTGGGCGTGGAAAGTTTGATCTTCCAGCATCAATAAGACTGTATACCGATTATTTAATAGAAAGACACTCTGGTGGAGACAATAGCAAGTCTGAAGAAGAAATGTTATGGACAAGAGCGAGACGTATCAAGACAGAAACCGAAGTAAAGATCATGCAGGGGAGCTTACACCGTTCTGCTGATGTTGAAGCTGTCATGAACGACATGCTAGGTAATTTTAGAGCTCGTATGTTGGTGCTACCTCAAAAAGTTGCAAGCAGCCTTTTACACCAAGATGAAATTGAAGTTATTAAAGACATTGTAAAGAAAGCAATACTCGAAGGATTGTCGGAGTTATCCGAATACGATCCAGAAGTTTTCTACGGGCGGAGTAACGATGAACTATTTATAGAGGAACATGATGAGCGAGAACAGCAACATTCAAAAACAGACTAAAAAATTATTTGCAAAGCTAGCAAAAATTGTAGCACCTCCCCCGGAGCTAAGTGTTTCAGAGTGGGCTGATCTTTATAGAAAACTATCGTCCGAAGCATCGGCAGAGCCTGGGCAATGGCGAACCGAAAGAGCACCATACCAAAAAGAAATCATGGATGCTATTAACGATCCTAAAACGGAAGAAATAGTGGTTATGTCTTCGGCTCAGGTTGGAAAGACAGAAATTATATTAAATACAGTAGCTTATCATGTCGATTATGATCCGGCGCCGATAATGATCATTCAGCCTACTGTAGATTTAGCTAATACGTTCAGTAAAACTAGACTTGCTCCAATGCTTAGAGATACACCAGCCCTTAAAAATAAAGTGGCAGATGCTAAGAGTCGTGACAGTAGTAACACGATTCGAGAAAAGGCATTCCCTGGTGGAGTAATTATGATGGTTGGAGCCAACTCACCTACAGGGCTTTCCAGTCGTCCGGTGAGAATACTATTAGCTGATGAGGTGGATCGCTTTCCGGTTAGTGCCGGTACCGAGGGTGATCCACTTTCGCTCGCTGTTAAAAGAACAAATACATTTGCTAACAGAAAGAAAATATTTGTATCAACTCCTACAATCAAAGGCGCAAGCCGTATTGAAAAAGCATATGAAGAAAGCACTCAAGAAAAATGGAACCTCCCATGTCCTTCATGTGATGAGTTACAGCCTTTAAGCTGGGATCAAATTTCATTTGAAAGTGTAGCGATGGCATGTAAGTCGTGTGGTTCGGTGCACAAGGAATATGAATGGAAAAGAGGTAAGGGAAAATGGGTTGCAAATAATCCATCTTCTAAAATCAGAGGTTTTCATCTTAATGAGATGGCCAGCCCATGGAAAAAGTGGGAAGAGATTATAACGGACTTTAAGCGAGCCAATAAGGAAGGTACTGAATCCCTAAAAGTATGGGTTAATACTAGCATGGGTGAAACGTGGGAAGAACGCGGTGAAAGCATTAATTCTGATGCGTTACTAGAAAAAACGGAAGATTATTCTAGTGAAGTGCCACAAAGTGTTGGAGTACTAACCTGTGGAGTCGATGTACAAGATAATAGATTGGAATATGAAATAGTTGGCTGGGGATTGAATAGAGAAAGCTGGGGTATTAAATACGGCATTATAATGGGTGATCCTGGACATGAACATGTATGGGAAGAATTAGATGGCGTTCTCAATGCTAGCTATGATCGTGAAGATGGAGAAAAATTGCAAATTATGAGTACGTGTATTGATTCAGGTGGTCATCATACTAAAACAGTTTACGACTATTGTAAAAAAAGAGAAATAAATAGAGTTTGGGCAATTAAAGGGCAAGGCGGAACTGGTATTTCATTTATTAAACGTCCTACACGTCGTCAGGATAGTGGTGTTTGGTTGTTTACGATAGGTGTAGACGTTGGTAAAGACCAGGTACTATCTCGCCTTAGAGCGACTACTGAGCAGCATGGTTACTGTCATTTCCCTAATGATCCCACGAAAGGCTATGATCAAGATTATTTTAAGGGAATAACTTCGGAGCATAAAGTGATCAGAAGCAAAGGTGGTCAAACTAAGCACGTATGGGAAAAGAAGAGAGGTCATGCACGAAATGAACCTTTTGATATCAGGAACTATGCAACGGCTGCTCTTGAAATATTAAATCCAGATATTGATAAGATCATCGAATCTGAAGGTGTGGTTAAGCCCATGGTCAGAAAGAAAAAGAGAAAGAGGGCGAGGAGAACATAATGTCACGAGCTGAGCGGATAAAAGAACTTGAAGAATATTTGAAAGAACTAAAAGAGGCTCGATCAAAAGTATTGCAAGGTCAAGCATACAGAATTAACGATAGACAAATCACACGAGCGGATGGATCTTTTATTGTATCCGAAATTAAAGAAACAGAGAAGAAATTAATTCGACTAAAAGGATCACGGCGAAGAAATCACCGTTTTGTGCCTCGTGATCTTTAGGAAGGAGGAAAGATTGTGAATTTTGTAGATAAAATGATTAGTAAAGTTGCACCAAGCTATGCCTTAAATCGTGTTGTAAGTAGAGAAAAACTGAAAGTGTTTAATCAGGTAAGTTCATCAAACGGATACGGGAAGCATGGAGCAAGTCATAAGAAGAGTTTAATAGGTTGGTCTAGTCGCGGTGGATCAGCAATTGAAGACATCGAATACAATGTTGAGAAGCTAAGAGAGCGTTCAAGAGATTTATACATGGGAGTCCCATTAGCTACCGGCGCTCTTAAAACGATGCGAACGAATGTTATTGGATCAGGTCTAAGGCTTAACTCGCAAATAGATTATGAGTATCTAAATATGACAAATAAAGAGGCAGATGCATGGGAGACGAAAGTTGAGAGAGAATTCAACATGTGGGCTCGAAGTAATACGTGCGATGTGCAGCGTATGAATAACTTTTACGAGCTTCAACAGCTTGCATTTCTTTCATGGCTCATGTCTGGTGATGCCTTTGCTACATTGCCATATATTAAACGTCCAGGAATGCCATATGACATACGAGTGCAATTATTTGAAGCGGATCGCGTAAGTAATCCTAATCATGCATCTACTATTGATGGGAAAATTATCAACGGGGTTGAAATTGACTCCAAAGGTGAAGTGATCGCCTATCACTTTGCACAAGCCCATCCTGGCTCAAGCCTGATTGCTTCAAATGAGTGGAAGCGCATTGAGAAGTACGGCAAAAAAACCGGAAGAATTAATGTCATTCATCTTATGGAATCTGAAAGGCCTGAACAAAGACGTGGCATTCCTGTATTAGCACCAGTAATCGAATCCTTAAAGCAATTAGGTCGATATACAGACGCTGAATTAATGGCTGCGGTAGTCTCCGGAATGTATACGGCATTTGTCACTAGTAAGGATGGCGATCCAGCAACTGGACCTCTAACGGATGCGATATCCGAGGAAGAACAAGTTACACATGATGACTATGATTATGAGTTAGGTCCAGGAACAGTTGTACACCTTGATGAAGGGGAAGATGTCACTTTTGCAAACCCCGGCAGACCTAATCAAGCATTTGATGGTTTTGTTACTTCAATTTGTCGCCAAGTTGGAACGGCGTTAGAAATTCCATATGAAGTCCTCTTAAAACACTTTACTAGCTCTTATTCAGCTAGTAGAGCAGCACTACTTGAAGCGTGGAAGATGTTTAAGATGCGTCGAGAGTGGCTTGCGAATGACTTCTGCCAGCCGATTTATGAAGAGTTTTTAGCAGAAGGTATTGCAAAAGGTCGAATATATGCCCCAGGATTCTTTACTGATCCTGTTATAAGAGAAGCCTACTGTGGAGCGGAATGGAATGGTCCGAGTCAAGGACAATTAGATCCACTCAAAGAAGTGAATGCAGCTACAAAAAGAGTAGAACAAGGGTTTAGCACTCGGACAAAAGAAACGGTTGAACTTGGCAATGGTGAATTCTTCAGGAATAACCATTTAAGAAAAGTAGAAGAGGAAGCAAGAAGAGAAGCAGGGCTTGTTGCACCTGAAGAGGATATATTAAATGAAGGGGGTGAGAGAAATGAAGAGGATTAATATAAAAGGTGTTATTGTCGATTCAGATGATCAGTGGCTATATGATTATTTGGACATGGAAGCAACGAGTCCAAAGAAATTTGCTGATAAATTAGCAGAAGCTGATGAAGATGAAGAGATCATTGTTGAAATCAATTCTGGTGGTGGATATGTTTGGGCAGCATCTGAAATTTATACAAAGCTAAGACAGCACAAAGGCGATGTGAAAATTGAGATCGTTGGAATAGCAGCAAGTGCAGCGTCCTTTATTGCTTGTGCAGGAAAAGTTTTTATATCCCCTACTGCACAAATGATGATCCATAATGCATGGACAATGGCAAGTGGTGATAAAAACCAGATGCAGGGCGTAAGTGAAATGTTAAAAACCACTGACGAGGCAATTACTTTGGCTTATGCAGACAAGACAAACCTTAGCCAAGAAGAGTTACTGGACCTTATGGAAAAAGAAACTTGGATGAGTGCAACAAAGGCAAAAGAACTTGGTTTTGCAGATGAAATTATGTTTGAGAAAACCTCAAATCAAGCGGTGGCCTCTGCTAATAATACGGGCCTCATTCCAGAAGCCGTATTAAACAAGTTAAAAAACGAACTCATAGACCAAAGAATAGTTGCTTCAGCACCAAAAAAGGAGGAAGAAACATTGAAATCAGTTGAAGAGTTAAAAAATCAATATCCAGATTTACACAAGCAAGTTACTGATGAAGCTTTTAATGCTGGAATCAAAGCAGAGAATAATCGTCTAAAAGAGATTGAAGAACTTAGCATTGGTGGAGCTGAAGATTTAGTAAATAAGGCTAAAGAAGACCCGTCAATGACTGCCGAGAAGTTAGCAATGCAAATCGTCAAAGCGCAAAAAGATACAGGCGCAAATTATTTAAATCAAGTCCAAGAGGATGCGCAAGAATTAAATGAGCTTGAAGGTTCAGATACATCAGCCAAAAATAGCGATGCTGAAAGATCACAAAACGCGAAATCGTTAGCTGAAGCAATGAATAAAAAACGAGGAGGTAAATAATTATGCAAATCGGAGAACGTAAGTATGACAATTTACTTGCCGGCGGTATCTCTCCAATCGTTTCTAAAGGAGCGACTTTGAAAGCTGGACAACAGTATTTTCGTGGGGATGTTCTAGCGTTAGATGCTGATAACAAAGCAGTCTTAATAGATTCTGAATCTGAAGTTGATAGCGTAAAAGAACCTTATGCTATTTTAGCTGAAGACGTTGACGCTACAGAGGAAGATGCAGAAGCCGGTGTATACCTGACTGGTGAGTTTAATGCACATGCATTACGCACGTCGGATAATGATGAGATTTATGATCATATCATTGCACTTCGTAACATTGGTATCTTTGTTAAAGAAAATATTGAAGCATAGAGGGGGCTTATTTAATGAACATGTATGATACACGCACAATGTTAGAAGCAATCGAACAATTAAAGCCAGTTAACACATTTTTAAAGGACACATTCTTCCCAACACCTAAAACATTTGATACTGCGGCGGTTGAGGTAGATTATCGTAAAGGGAAAAGAAAACTAGCTCCATTCGTATCAGACAGAGTTGCTGGAAAAGTCGTTGATCGTGAAGGA
This window contains:
- a CDS encoding YopX family protein gives rise to the protein MREVKYRIYSKSRKEMFPDGFGESVCSGMIKMALAYNEQSIKLGKGPVFSKDSLPKTGIYLPTDDKDLIFMDYTGLIDKTSNRIFNGDILKDDEKFLWKVHFKQGAYYAECNDLMADQLLSSVNLYCKVVGNVYDNADLLRV
- a CDS encoding MazG-like family protein, which produces MEQRLNRLESNIEHWATERGLDTADPSKQMLKLIEEVGELAGGLAKEQPYVVMDSIGDVFVVIKILSMQLNIDFNDCIQLAYNEIEDRKGEMVNGVFVKEEDLKK
- a CDS encoding DUF3954 domain-containing protein, which encodes MKINQEDWTATIDLTDNATYVVKDGHIKKVTPVSSGFGKQTITWQQEKPVYEEVTITEKL
- a CDS encoding ArpU family phage packaging/lysis transcriptional regulator; the encoded protein is MVVEFKITDIDSKATRKKVSRELQRLSLYWGAVRSVPSITPSYALIPGAPSGFNSKVENAAVKNVDQEREREEYVSRMMDCINRLNDTQRQILIMEYIESEYRFNYEIWNKIGMSESQFYKVKSQAFYRLAFMLGIEVYKKGDER
- a CDS encoding site-specific integrase, encoding MKLVQPIRDKETVVEVKRYLQERNQRNYLLFVVGIYTGLRVSDILSIKVSDIIQNKYLVIKESKTDKTNRIELHGELKRELLKSIKDKKEHEYIFQSRKGHNKPISRITAYRILKEAAQWVGLTEIGTHTMRKTFGYHLYNSTKDIATLQKLFNHSSPQHTLRYIGITQETLDDFRRKVHY
- a CDS encoding helix-turn-helix domain-containing protein codes for the protein MTKKEELNSDFVVTTEDLATILGVSKRRVQQLATENHLHKFGRGKFDLPASIRLYTDYLIERHSGGDNSKSEEEMLWTRARRIKTETEVKIMQGSLHRSADVEAVMNDMLGNFRARMLVLPQKVASSLLHQDEIEVIKDIVKKAILEGLSELSEYDPEVFYGRSNDELFIEEHDEREQQHSKTD
- a CDS encoding phage terminase large subunit family protein, yielding MMSENSNIQKQTKKLFAKLAKIVAPPPELSVSEWADLYRKLSSEASAEPGQWRTERAPYQKEIMDAINDPKTEEIVVMSSAQVGKTEIILNTVAYHVDYDPAPIMIIQPTVDLANTFSKTRLAPMLRDTPALKNKVADAKSRDSSNTIREKAFPGGVIMMVGANSPTGLSSRPVRILLADEVDRFPVSAGTEGDPLSLAVKRTNTFANRKKIFVSTPTIKGASRIEKAYEESTQEKWNLPCPSCDELQPLSWDQISFESVAMACKSCGSVHKEYEWKRGKGKWVANNPSSKIRGFHLNEMASPWKKWEEIITDFKRANKEGTESLKVWVNTSMGETWEERGESINSDALLEKTEDYSSEVPQSVGVLTCGVDVQDNRLEYEIVGWGLNRESWGIKYGIIMGDPGHEHVWEELDGVLNASYDREDGEKLQIMSTCIDSGGHHTKTVYDYCKKREINRVWAIKGQGGTGISFIKRPTRRQDSGVWLFTIGVDVGKDQVLSRLRATTEQHGYCHFPNDPTKGYDQDYFKGITSEHKVIRSKGGQTKHVWEKKRGHARNEPFDIRNYATAALEILNPDIDKIIESEGVVKPMVRKKKRKRARRT
- a CDS encoding phage portal protein, with the translated sequence MNFVDKMISKVAPSYALNRVVSREKLKVFNQVSSSNGYGKHGASHKKSLIGWSSRGGSAIEDIEYNVEKLRERSRDLYMGVPLATGALKTMRTNVIGSGLRLNSQIDYEYLNMTNKEADAWETKVEREFNMWARSNTCDVQRMNNFYELQQLAFLSWLMSGDAFATLPYIKRPGMPYDIRVQLFEADRVSNPNHASTIDGKIINGVEIDSKGEVIAYHFAQAHPGSSLIASNEWKRIEKYGKKTGRINVIHLMESERPEQRRGIPVLAPVIESLKQLGRYTDAELMAAVVSGMYTAFVTSKDGDPATGPLTDAISEEEQVTHDDYDYELGPGTVVHLDEGEDVTFANPGRPNQAFDGFVTSICRQVGTALEIPYEVLLKHFTSSYSASRAALLEAWKMFKMRREWLANDFCQPIYEEFLAEGIAKGRIYAPGFFTDPVIREAYCGAEWNGPSQGQLDPLKEVNAATKRVEQGFSTRTKETVELGNGEFFRNNHLRKVEEEARREAGLVAPEEDILNEGGERNEED
- a CDS encoding head maturation protease, ClpP-related — encoded protein: MKRINIKGVIVDSDDQWLYDYLDMEATSPKKFADKLAEADEDEEIIVEINSGGGYVWAASEIYTKLRQHKGDVKIEIVGIAASAASFIACAGKVFISPTAQMMIHNAWTMASGDKNQMQGVSEMLKTTDEAITLAYADKTNLSQEELLDLMEKETWMSATKAKELGFADEIMFEKTSNQAVASANNTGLIPEAVLNKLKNELIDQRIVASAPKKEEETLKSVEELKNQYPDLHKQVTDEAFNAGIKAENNRLKEIEELSIGGAEDLVNKAKEDPSMTAEKLAMQIVKAQKDTGANYLNQVQEDAQELNELEGSDTSAKNSDAERSQNAKSLAEAMNKKRGGK
- a CDS encoding head decoration protein, whose translation is MQIGERKYDNLLAGGISPIVSKGATLKAGQQYFRGDVLALDADNKAVLIDSESEVDSVKEPYAILAEDVDATEEDAEAGVYLTGEFNAHALRTSDNDEIYDHIIALRNIGIFVKENIEA